The proteins below come from a single Drosophila kikkawai strain 14028-0561.14 chromosome 3R, DkikHiC1v2, whole genome shotgun sequence genomic window:
- the LOC108084340 gene encoding LOW QUALITY PROTEIN: uncharacterized protein (The sequence of the model RefSeq protein was modified relative to this genomic sequence to represent the inferred CDS: deleted 2 bases in 1 codon) — MFGNWKLAATFRPLGRLRWLMEGSWSGYLRVALSAKRSAIGLH; from the exons ATGTTTGGCAATTGGAAGTTGGCGGCAACTTTTAGGCCTTTGGGGCGTCTGCGTTGGCTGATGGAAGGAAGCTGG TCTGGCTACCTACGAGTTGCATTGTCAGCAAAACGATCTGCAATAGGTCTACACTGA